A window from Corynebacterium singulare encodes these proteins:
- the glpK gene encoding glycerol kinase GlpK: MSTKSYVAAIDQGTTSTRCIIFNHDGEQVSVGQLEHEQIFPEKGWVEHDPEEIWSNTRRAVGEALANADINIEDIAALGITNQRETTVVWDKKTGKPVYNAIVWQDTRTTEICKELAGEEGADKWRRRTGLIINSYPAGPKVKWILDNVEGARERAEAGELLFGTIDTWLLWNLTGGADGDNGQEALHATDVTNASRTLLMDIEKLEWDEDLCKEMGIPTSMLPEIRPSLGDFRTVRERGSLSGVPIRAILGDQQAAMFGQGCFRPGSAKNTYGTGLFLLLNTGTTPKFSENGLLTTVCFQREGERPIYALEGSVSMGGSLVQWLRDNLQIIPNSSSIENMAREVKDNGGVYIVPAFSGLFAPYWRPDARGVIVGLTRYANRKHLARAVLESTAYQTRDVADAMVADSGVEITELRVDGGMTMNELLMQFQADMLGVEVHRPKNVETTATGAAFAAGLDSGFWDDLSVLGSQQGDFKVWKPQRDKDEVEALYRDWKRAIKRSLNWEDVDDDDVIA; this comes from the coding sequence ATGTCTACTAAGAGCTACGTCGCAGCGATCGACCAGGGAACCACCTCCACGCGCTGCATCATCTTCAACCACGACGGTGAGCAGGTGTCCGTCGGCCAGCTCGAGCACGAGCAGATCTTCCCGGAAAAGGGTTGGGTTGAGCACGATCCAGAGGAAATCTGGAGCAACACCCGCCGCGCCGTTGGTGAAGCACTGGCTAATGCCGACATCAACATTGAGGACATTGCTGCCCTCGGCATCACCAACCAGCGTGAGACCACCGTCGTGTGGGATAAGAAGACCGGTAAGCCGGTGTACAACGCCATCGTCTGGCAGGACACCCGCACCACCGAGATTTGTAAGGAGCTCGCCGGCGAGGAGGGCGCTGACAAGTGGCGCCGCCGCACCGGCCTCATCATCAACTCCTACCCGGCAGGCCCGAAGGTGAAGTGGATCCTCGATAACGTCGAGGGCGCTCGCGAGCGCGCCGAGGCCGGTGAGCTGCTCTTCGGCACCATCGACACCTGGCTGCTGTGGAACCTTACCGGTGGCGCCGATGGCGACAACGGCCAGGAGGCCCTGCACGCAACCGACGTCACTAATGCCTCCCGTACGCTCCTCATGGACATCGAGAAGCTCGAGTGGGATGAGGACCTGTGCAAGGAGATGGGTATTCCTACCTCCATGCTTCCGGAGATTCGCCCGTCCCTCGGTGACTTCCGCACCGTCCGTGAGCGCGGTTCCCTGTCCGGCGTGCCCATTCGCGCCATCCTCGGTGACCAGCAGGCCGCAATGTTCGGCCAGGGCTGCTTCCGCCCGGGTTCTGCGAAGAACACCTACGGCACCGGTCTGTTCCTCCTGCTCAACACCGGTACCACCCCGAAGTTCTCCGAGAACGGCCTGCTTACCACCGTGTGCTTCCAGCGCGAGGGTGAGCGCCCGATCTACGCCCTCGAGGGCTCGGTCTCCATGGGTGGTTCGTTGGTGCAGTGGCTGCGCGATAACCTGCAGATTATCCCGAACTCCTCCTCCATTGAGAACATGGCTCGCGAGGTCAAGGACAACGGTGGCGTGTACATCGTCCCAGCCTTCTCCGGCCTGTTCGCGCCGTACTGGCGCCCGGATGCCCGCGGTGTCATTGTGGGCTTGACCCGCTACGCCAACCGCAAGCACCTGGCCCGCGCGGTCCTCGAGTCCACCGCGTACCAGACCCGTGACGTTGCTGACGCCATGGTTGCTGATTCCGGCGTGGAGATCACTGAGCTGCGTGTCGACGGCGGCATGACCATGAACGAGCTGCTCATGCAGTTCCAGGCTGACATGCTCGGCGTGGAAGTTCACCGACCGAAGAACGTTGAGACCACCGCCACCGGTGCGGCCTTCGCAGCCGGTCTCGACTCTGGTTTCTGGGATGATCTCAGCGTGCTGGGCTCCCAGCAGGGTGACTTCAAGGTGTGGAAGCCGCAGCGCGACAAAGATGAGGTCGAGGCTCTGTACCGCGACTGGAAGCGCGCCATCAAGCGTTCCCTGAACTGGGAAGACGTGGACGATGATGACGTGATTGCCTAA
- a CDS encoding HAD family hydrolase has translation MTFPERAPRLIVSDIDGTLLDRNHRVPKRNREAVSRAVAAGAEFALATGRPFRWIMPVLEQLPVRPVCVTSNGAVIYDSAEDRVLSAHELSPEALAETVNVATRVLQPLGGAGFGAERAGGSLLDPVEELFVVESHYSENALFEGFGLVSVGELVSKPAVKLLIRNTDYSAPELYELVAPHIDPELAHVTYSMSEGVLEVAAPNVTKRGGVQWLAEHHGIAREDIIAFGDMPNDIEMLEWAGFGVAMENAHPALVDVSDTTTLPHHQAGVATVLEHWF, from the coding sequence ATGACTTTCCCGGAACGCGCGCCGCGCCTCATTGTGAGCGACATCGACGGTACTTTGTTGGACCGCAACCACCGCGTGCCCAAGCGTAACCGGGAAGCGGTGTCCCGGGCGGTTGCCGCTGGAGCCGAGTTCGCCCTCGCCACTGGACGGCCGTTCCGCTGGATTATGCCCGTTCTAGAGCAGCTCCCCGTGCGCCCCGTCTGCGTAACCTCCAACGGCGCGGTCATTTATGATTCCGCCGAAGACCGCGTCCTCTCCGCACATGAGCTTTCCCCTGAGGCGCTTGCTGAGACCGTCAACGTTGCCACCCGAGTTCTCCAACCCCTTGGCGGCGCGGGCTTCGGCGCGGAGCGCGCCGGAGGTTCACTCCTCGATCCCGTTGAGGAGCTTTTCGTGGTGGAGTCCCATTATTCAGAGAATGCACTGTTCGAAGGCTTTGGCCTGGTGAGTGTGGGGGAGTTGGTGTCCAAACCCGCCGTCAAACTGCTGATCCGCAACACCGATTACTCCGCGCCGGAGCTCTATGAGCTCGTGGCCCCGCACATCGATCCGGAGCTGGCCCACGTCACCTATTCGATGTCGGAAGGCGTGCTGGAGGTTGCCGCACCGAACGTGACCAAGCGCGGCGGTGTTCAGTGGCTCGCTGAGCATCACGGCATCGCCCGTGAAGACATCATTGCCTTCGGTGATATGCCTAATGACATTGAGATGCTGGAGTGGGCTGGTTTCGGCGTTGCCATGGAGAATGCGCACCCCGCGCTTGTCGACGTCTCCGATACCACCACCCTGCCCCATCATCAGGCCGGTGTGGCCACGGTGCTTGAGCACTGGTTTTAG
- a CDS encoding HNH endonuclease signature motif containing protein has protein sequence MGDLETYFSFRNSGMRLVQLAAGDEKDLRARGAAPADAAELARLHHIWFGATKFTGKQRTARARALDQGHDVATLSLIESYTSKLKNQLDAWNLRLRLAGTDAHNIPAVATKRLKELKPKRVPKPGVRMTYRKQGPHSLTITGDALMITEMHGTLESINHTNLLEACKQVFFTNNHGGTKPAVLTSVVVTLDNLDKIVSGDGDGIVLELTNGGRMTGAEFLNYKFAEIGYVTLIHPTIGPVWLHRLQRFAGFEQRMMASAEHPTCAREGCNKPADYAQVHHLVPWKAGGETNPPNLTMLCAYHNGINDDDPDKPTGAGYVFRLRGEVGYIPPWAEPITTQAAYQQAQNNLPRPG, from the coding sequence ATGGGGGATTTAGAGACCTATTTCTCCTTCCGCAACTCGGGGATGAGATTGGTGCAGCTTGCGGCAGGGGATGAAAAAGACTTACGCGCACGCGGTGCCGCACCTGCCGATGCCGCCGAATTAGCACGCCTGCACCACATCTGGTTCGGTGCTACCAAGTTCACTGGTAAGCAGCGCACTGCGCGTGCGCGTGCGCTGGACCAGGGCCATGATGTGGCCACGCTAAGTCTTATCGAGTCCTACACTTCGAAACTCAAGAATCAGTTGGATGCCTGGAATCTAAGGCTCAGACTTGCCGGCACCGACGCACACAACATTCCAGCAGTAGCCACCAAGCGCTTAAAAGAGCTCAAGCCCAAGCGTGTGCCGAAACCCGGGGTGCGCATGACCTACCGTAAGCAAGGCCCGCACTCGCTGACTATTACTGGTGATGCGTTGATGATTACTGAGATGCACGGCACCTTAGAATCCATCAACCACACCAACCTGCTGGAGGCTTGCAAACAAGTCTTCTTCACCAACAACCACGGTGGAACAAAGCCTGCGGTGCTCACCAGCGTGGTGGTGACCTTGGATAATCTCGACAAGATTGTCTCCGGTGACGGTGACGGCATCGTCCTGGAGCTAACCAATGGTGGGCGTATGACTGGTGCTGAGTTTTTGAACTACAAGTTTGCGGAAATCGGCTACGTCACCCTAATCCACCCCACCATCGGGCCGGTATGGCTACACCGCTTGCAACGCTTCGCTGGGTTTGAGCAACGCATGATGGCTAGTGCGGAGCACCCTACGTGTGCCAGGGAAGGCTGTAACAAACCAGCTGATTATGCCCAGGTGCATCACCTAGTGCCGTGGAAGGCCGGTGGGGAAACCAACCCACCGAATTTAACGATGTTGTGTGCTTATCACAACGGGATTAACGATGATGACCCGGATAAACCCACCGGGGCCGGCTACGTCTTCCGCCTGCGCGGCGAGGTTGGCTACATCCCGCCCTGGGCAGAACCAATCACCACCCAAGCCGCCTACCAACAAGCCCAGAACAACCTGCCCCGGCCAGGCTAA